The proteins below are encoded in one region of Rhinolophus sinicus isolate RSC01 linkage group LG07, ASM3656204v1, whole genome shotgun sequence:
- the FGF8 gene encoding fibroblast growth factor 8 has protein sequence MGSPRSALSCLLLHLLVLCLQAQEGPGGGPTLGRELASLFRAGRESQGVSQQVTVQSSPNFTQHVREQSLVTDQLSRRLIRTYQLYSRTSGKHVQVLANKRINAMAEDGDPFAKLIVETDTFGSRVRVRGAETGLYICMNKKGKLIAKSNGKGKDCVFTEIVLENNYTALQNAKYEGWYMAFTRKGRPRKGSKTRQHQREVHFMKRLPRGHHTTEQSLRFEFLNYPPFTRSLRGSQRTWAPEPR, from the exons ATGGGCAGCCCCCGCTCGGCCCTGAGCTGCCT GCTGTTGCACTTGCTGGTTCTCTGCCTCCAAGCCCAG GAAGGCCCGGGCGGGGGGCCTACGCTGGGCAGGGAGCTGGCTTCCCTGTTCCGAGCTGGCCGCGAGTCCCAGGGTGTTTCCCAACAG GTAACTGTTCAGTCCTCACCTAATTTTACACAGCATGTGAGGGAGCAGAGCCTGGTGACGGATCAGCTCAGCCGCCGCCTCATCCGGACCTACCAGCTCTACAGCCGCACCAGCGGGAAGCACGTGCAGGTCCTGGCCAACAAGCGCATCAACGCCATGGCGGAAGACGGCGACCCTTTCG CAAAGCTCATTGTGGAGACAGATACCTTTGGGAGCAGGGTTCGAGTGCGAGGAGCTGAGACGGGCCTGTATATCTGCATGAACAAGAAGGGGAAGCTGATTGCCAAG AGCAACGGCAAAGGCAAGGATTGTGTCTTCACGGAGATCGTGCTGGAGAACAACTACACGGCCCTGCAGAACGCCAAGTACGAGGGCTGGTACATGGCCTTCACCCGCAAAGGCCGGCCCCGCAAGGGCTCCAAGACGCGGCAGCACCAGCGCGAGGTCCATTTCATGAAGCGGCTGCCCCGCGGCCACCACACGACCGAGCAGAGTCTGCGCTTCGAGTTCCTTAACTACCCACCCTTCACGCGCAGCCTGCGCGGCAGCCAGAGGACTTGGGCCCCCGAGCCCCGATAG